From one Ursus arctos isolate Adak ecotype North America unplaced genomic scaffold, UrsArc2.0 scaffold_1, whole genome shotgun sequence genomic stretch:
- the LOC113249115 gene encoding NADH dehydrogenase [ubiquinone] iron-sulfur protein 6, mitochondrial, whose amino-acid sequence MAAAVTFCRLLGRSGKAVLSLPQGARCLAVRTSPTGEKITHTGQVYDDKDYRKIRFVGRQKEVNENFAIDLIAEQPVSEVGSRVIACDGGGGALGHPKVYINLDKETKTGTCGYCGLQFRQHHH is encoded by the coding sequence ATGGCGGCCGCGGTGACCTTCTGCCGGCTGCTGGGCCGGAGCGGCAAGGCGGTGCTGAGCCTGCCCCAGGGCGCCAGGTGTTTGGCGGTGCGGACGTCGCCAACCGGGGAGAAGATTACGCACACTGGTCAGGTTTATGATGATAAAGACTATAGGAAAATTCGGTTTGTGGGTCGTCAGAAAGAGGTGAATGAAAACTTTGCCATTGATTTGATAGCTGAGCAGCCCGTGAGTGAAGTTGGAAGTCGTGTGATCGCGTGTGACGGCGGCGGGGGGGCTCTTGGCCACCCAAAAGTGTACATAAACCTGGACAAGGAAACAAAGACGGGGACATGCGGCTACTGTGGACTGCAGTTCCGACAGCACCATCACTAG